In Nitrospirota bacterium, the genomic window GTCTCTCCCCTGCTGTTGTCGCTGCTGATCACCCCGGTGGCGACCGAGCTGCCCGAAAAACTCAACAGCCTTATCTGGATTGCTCAAAAGAAAGACACCCTGGCGGTCGGGAACATCACGGGTGCGATGGTGTTCCAGGGCACGTTTCCGGTTGCCGTCGGACTGATCGGCACCCCGTGGCGCCTCGACACCTACGGGATGGTCAGCGCGTGGATCGCGTTGATCGCGGGCGCAGCCCTCTATGCCACGATCGCCACGCGTCGCACGTGGCGCCCGGCCTACCTTGTTGCGGGTTCGCTGTTGTACCTGGGCTTCGGGGTCTACGTGGCCAATTGGTAACCCCGGAGGATACCGCGCTCGTCTCGCGTTTGGGGGCGGCGCAGTGGTAGAATTCGTCGGGCGGTAAGGTCAATCGTGCGGGACAGCGTACAAAGACGGATCGTGTTGTCGATCCTGATCGTGGGCGTGGCGTCGCTCCTGGTGGGGCTGTCCCTCGTCTACTTCATCGGCAAGTCCACGCTCAAACGCACGATCGGCGCCAACTTCGAGGAGTTGGCCGACGTGACCGCCAAAAAGCTCGATGAGTCGATCAATCACCACGTCGAACAAGCCGTGTTCCTGGCCGGTCTCAAGGAGGTGTTCGCCGTGGTCGAGCGCTCCAACGCGCGTCCTCCCTCGCCGGCGTTGGACGGACAGATCCAGAGCGACTGGCCTCAACTGGGTGCCGCGGATCGCGAAGTGTCGCAGGTCGTCGAGAACCCCGCCGCCGAGGCGTTTCGCGCATTCATGCTGATGGCGGGGCAACAGGCGCTCGACCATCCCACCCACGAGATCGTCTTGGCCGCCGACGCGCGCGGCCGCGTGGTGGCCGCGACGCGCAAACCTTCGGCGTCCGCCTACGGCGAAACCGCCTGGTGGCGGGAATCCTACGCCAACGGCCAGGGGCGCCTGTTCCTGAGCGACGTGTTGTTCGACGACAACCTCGGGCGGTACGTGTTTATCATCGCCACCCCGATCCGGCGCGACGGCCGCGTCGAAGGGGTGCTGGCCATGGTCCACGATGCGCGGGCCTTCTACCAATGGGTGACCTCGATCCAGGTCGGCCGAACCGATCATACGATGCTGGTGGCCTCCGACGGGACGCTGCTGTTCTGCCCGGTGTTTCCCATCAAGAGCCACACGTTGCACCCGACGCTGGTCGCGTCGGTGGTCAGGGGCGGGCGCGGGTGGGGTACCACCACCCACGACGTGCACTACCCCGGCTCGGAAGCGATCAACGGCTTCGCCCCGGTCCGGGCGTCGACCATGCCGGGGACCAGCTTCGGCGGCAAGGTCTGGTACATCTTCACCAGTCAGGACCCCCGCGAGACCTACGGACCGGTCTACACGCTGTTGCTCTGGATCATCGCGTCGGGAGCGGCCGCGATCGGGTTGTTGATTCTCCTGGGGCTCGCGGCGGCCAAACGCATCGTCCGGCCCATTCAGATCGTGCAGGCCGGGGCGCAAGTGATTGGAAACGGCAATCTCAATCACCGCATCCACGTGGACACCGACGATGAAATCGGCGTGCTGGCGAAGGGGATCAACGAGATGGCCGCCAAACTATCCACCTCGTACAACGAGCTGGAACGGATGGTGGAAGAACGCACGCGAGCGCTCGCGCAACGCACGAGTCAGCTCGAGCAGCGCAATCAGGAATTGTTCCTCCTGTACGCCATCGCGTCGTCGCTCAACAAAGCGCAGTCGCTCGACGATGTGCTGGGTGAATTGCTGAACAAAGTGCTCGGTGGCGTGGAGGCGCACGCGGTGTTTATTGGATTGGCCGAACCCGACCGCGGCGTGACGCTCCACGGGCGGCCGCACGCGATCGCGGCGCAGGACGAGATGACCCACCTCGCGGAATCGGTCGTCCAGCAGGTGTTGGCCGCCGGCGATTTGGTCGTGGTGCCCGACACCAGCCAAGACCTCGAGTATCACGCCTTCACCCGCCAAGCGAAGGCCTTGATCGGCATTCCGCTCCGCGCCAAAGACAAGACCGTGGGCGCCATCGTGCTGGCTTACCTGAAGCCGCGTGTTCCCACGCCCGAGGAACGGGAGTTCTTCGGCTCGATCGGCCATCAAGCGGGGGTGGTGGTGGAAAACGCCAGGCTCTTCGCCGTGTTCAAGAACCTCGCCAGCTCTTGATTGCTCCGGATCATCCGGTCGACATCTCCGCGGTGCACCCACCACTCCGTCCTCGCAAGTCCCTCGGACAGTGTTTTCTCACGGATCGCCGCATCGCGGAAAAAATCGTGGGCTTGGCCGACGTGACGCGCGAGGACCGCGTGGTGGAGATCGGTCCCGGGCGGGGGATCCTGACGCGACTGCTCGCCGAACGCGCGGGCGAACTGACCGCCGTCGAGTTGGACAGCCGTTGGCACGCGGCGTTGCAGGCCGAATTCGGACAGACCGCGCACGTGCGAGTGGTGCACGCCGATGCGTTGACGTACCGATTCGAAGACCTGGCATCCCCGTTCAAGGTCGTCGCCAACCTGCCCTATTACCTGTCCACGCCGATCTTGTTTCGACTGCTCGGGCTCCGTGGGCGGGTCGGCCTGATGGTGCTCATGCTGCAGCGGGAAGTGGTGGACCGTCTGGTGGCGCGACCGCACACGAAAGCCTACGGGGCGCTGTCCGTGATGGTGGCCTACGCGGCCGAAGTTCGGAAGGGTTTTACGGTCGCGCCGGGAAGTTTTCATCCACGACCGGCCGTGCACTCGGCGGTGGTGACGATCGCGCCGCGGCCTTCGCCCGCCATTGCCGTGCGAGACGAGGCCGTGCTGATTCCCCTCGTGCGCGCCGCGTTCGCACACCGGCGCAAGATGCTGGCGAACGCGCTCAAGGACGAGGGATTCGACGCGGCCCGGCTTGAGGCGGCCCTGCGGAAAGCGGAGATCGACGGCACGCGGCGCGGCGAAACCCTCGACCTCGGGGAGTTCGGGCGTTTGGCCGACGCACTGGTCGAAGCCTAGTCTCTCCGTCGGGAACGGAGGTGACGCCTGTTCAGGAACGTGCCAGATGCCAGGCGGAGCTGCGCGCCCGCACCGCAGCGTACTGTATGCGTACGTGAGGAGCGGACGCGCAGCGACAACGCCGCAGATGGCCGTTCCTGAACAGGCGTCAGAAGCGGAACGTGAGGTTGAGCAGCGCCGACTCCCGGTCGTAACTGAACGACGGGGCCACGGCGTCGGTTCCAGACGCTACGCGCCAGGCATTGGTCGCCAGCTGAGTCGCCGCGGCGGCAAACACTACCCCGCGAGAAAATCCGGTGGACTCGCGGATCCCGACGGGGTCGTAACGGGCGTCCTCCCGCGGCGCCAGGTAGAAGGCAAACACGGTATACCAGAAGAAGTCCGTGCCGCTGAAAAACAGCAACGCCCGATTGTAGGTGGTCGGCTCACGGCGATAGCTCTGTAACGCGAGTTCAAACGTATAACTGGCGGCGATTTCCCCGCCCAGGCGGTAGGGCAAGACAGACTCGTCGGGGATTCCCGTTGCAGTGCTGAGCCCCAAGAAGAACGAACCGTCGTCCTCCCCGAAGAACTTGAAGGTGGCTTTGTCGGCGCCGACGCCTTGAGCGACGAGGATATGACCAGATTCGTGGATCGCGAGGTTGGTCAGAAACGCGAAACCGATTTCGAGCGGGCCGGAGAGAGACCAGCCGTCGTCGCCGGCCGCGGGTCGCGGCGTGCTGAGAATCGATGCGAGCCCCACCGCCGCCATCCCCATCCAGATCGTGTGCGTTCGCGACATGCCTGGTGGAGGATAACTTCCATCCGGTATTTGTCCAGGACCGTACACACTCCGGCGCGGCGTTTTCTCCGGGAGCACGGCGAGGCGGAGGGGCGTTCGCGTCTTGCCCTTGGGAGACCGGGGCGGCCCATGTTATGATCGCGCTGTGCGTGATCACTCGTTCACCGAATTGGGCAACCGAGCCTTCAGTCGAGGCGACCTCGCGGCGGCGATGCGGTACTACCAGCGGGCGCTCGACGTCGAGCGCAAAGCCGGGACCGAACGCTCGTTGGCGGTGACCCTTGGAAATTTGGCCAACGTGTACGCCAGCATGGGACGGCGCGAGGAGGCCGAAGGGTTGTACCGGCAGGTATTGGACATCGAGCGACGCCTCGGCGATGAACGCCAGATCGCACTGACCCTCCTGCACCTCGGGAATCTCGCGGCCGACTCGCTGGAGGGGGCAAGGGCCCGCGCGTACTATTTCGAGGCCCGCGACCTCCTCGAACGGTTGGGCGAGACCGGGCCGTTGGGCGTCCTGAACCAGAATGTGGGCTTGCTTGCCCGGGAGTCCGGGGAGTACGACAACGCCATCGCGGCCTTCGAAGCCGCGCTGGCCCTGATGCGACGAGCCGACGATCGTCGCGGGGTCGCGGCCGTCTATACCAACCTTGGACGCACGTATCACCTGATGGGACGGCTCGATGAGGCGTTTGCGTGCTGTTCCACCTCGCAAGCCATGGCCGAGCGCGCCGGTGATGAACTGGCGCTTGCGTCGGCCCGTTACCACCTGGCGGGCATCTGTGAAGCGCGGGGCGACCGCGCCGCCGCGATCGCCCACTTGCGGATCGTCGTGGACATCGACCGGCGATACGGGTTGCCCAAGTACGAAGAAAACCGTTCCCGCCTGGCCGTACTGGAAGCCATCGAGAAATCCGGATGAGTCGCGCGGAGGCCGGCACGATGGATGCGGTCCAATCGTGGCTCGAATCGCGGGGCGTGTGTGTGGACCGCAACGGAGACGGCGTTCTCGGCTTCGAAGCGGCTCGGGACCAGTGCCTGGTGGAGGTCGATCCGACAGGATCCGTGCGTTGTCAATTCGGAGTGGATCTCGACGAGCTGCGCGACTTGATCGCGGGATCAGCCACCGAGGACCTTGGCGAGGATGAACTGGTCCGGGCGGCGCGGTATCATCTGCAAACGATCGCCAAGCCATACGCGGCTCGTCTCATCGCGGGAGGGTTCGCCGAAGAGTACGAAGTGACCGCCGACCACGCGGTCATCGGGTATGTCCACCCCGTGGATTTCTCGAAGCCCGAGAACGTCTTGTCCGCGCTGGATCGCTGCCTGGGGATTCTCGGCTCGTGAGCGATCTTCACGACGCGGTCACGGTTTTTGCGCCCGCCTCGGTCGGCAATGTGGGCCCGGGGTTCGATGTCCTCGGCCTGGCGCTCGCGGGCTTGGGCGACACCGTCCACGCCCGGAGGATTCCCGGGCGGAAGGTCGTAATCCGGGAGATCCGCGGCGACGCGGGCACACTCCCGACCGACGCGCGCAGGAACACCGCCGGCATTGCCGCGGCCAAGGTGCTCAAGCTGCTCAAAGCTGATGTCGGCGTCGAATTGATCCTGGAAAAGAACATTCCCGGAAACGGACTCGGCAGCAGCGCGGCCAGCGCCATTGCTGGGGGATTTTCCGTCAATGCGCTCTGGGGGGCTCCGCTGTCAAAGACGGATCTCCTGCTGCCGTGCGCGGCGGCCGAGGCAACGGTCAGCGGCGGCTACTTTCTCGACAACGCAGCCGCTTCGCTGTTCGGGGGGATCAATGTGACCAATCCCGAGGCTCGGGACGTGGTGTCCCTCGGTGGACTCGCCGGAGCGATCATTGTCGTGGCGACCCCGCGCTACCAGCTGCTGACCGCGCGCTCGCGCAAGGTCCTGCCCAAGCGCGTGCCCCTCGCGGCAATGATTGCCAACTGCTCACGCGCGTGCGCCATCGTGGCTGCGGTGGCGAAGCAAGACGCGGATCTCTTCGGCCGTTCCATTGTCGACGTGGTGGTCGAACCCGCCCGCGCCTCCCTCATCCCCGGCTTCGCATCGGTCAAACGCGCGGCGCTCAAGGCCGGTGCGCTGGGGTGTTCGATCTCCGGCGCCGGATCTTCGGTGTTCGCGGTGACCACGGACAAAGAACGGGGTGACCACATCGGCGAGTCCATGCGCCGCGCGTTCGCGCGGGTGCGCCTCGACAGCGTGGTCACCGTGACGACCATCGACCCCGAAGGAGCGCGGGTGGTGCATGCGGAAACGGCAAGCGGCCTTAGGAAGACCGGCTGATCAACTCCGCGCACCGATAACCGCTCTGCACCGCCCCTTCGATCGACGCGGGGAGGCCCGTCCGCGTCCAGTCTCCGGCTAAGAAGAAATTTTCCAGCGGCGTCCGCTGATCCGGGCGGAAACGCTCGCTGCCCACCCGAGGGGAGAACGTGGCGTGAGGCTCCTTGATCGCCACGCGGTGTCGCAGCACGGCGGTGCGGGCGGCGGGAAAGTGCGCGCGGAGGTCGCGGAGCGCAGAGTCCAGCAACTCGTCGGTCGTTCGGGTGATGAAGGCGTGGGCGGCGCTGATCACCAACGCCACGTGGCCGTCGTTCTGCAGCTGACCGAGCAGCAGGCGGCGATTGAACACCCACTGCCACGTCGTGCCCACCAGCCCCACGAAGGGCTGATCCATTACCGGCCGGTCGAACCACAAGTAGAGTGAAATGATGGGGGAAGAGACCAACCCCTGAGCCGCCAAGAACTGCACGTGCCCGAGCTGGACTTCGGACGGGAGGAGCTCCGAGAGATTGACATACGGGATGGCGCTGACGAACCACGACGCGGTCAGCGCGCTGCCATCGCCCAGCAACAACTCGGTGACGCGGCCGCGCACGACCCGAAGGCCCGACGCCGGCTGCCCGGTCAGGATGCGCCCCTCGCGTTGTTCGATGAACTGCTGCGCGGCATCGGTGTAAAGAGGCCCAAGCCCCGTGCGCGGAATGCCGACCGCCGACCACGAGGCGCGCTGGAAGAAGGCGTTGGTCAACACGGTGGTGAATGGAGACGCGGCGGCCACGTCCGGCGTTTCGTTGAGCGCAGCGATCGCGAGTGGATGCCACAACCGCGTGCGCAACGCGAGCGGTTGCTGGTGACGATCGAGCCACTGGGTGACGGAGAGCCCGACGGCGTCGGCTGCGCCGTGGCGGCGCAGGTGCATCCCCAGGGCCAACGCGCTGCGGCGTTCCTCCCACGAGAGCCCGCTGGCTCGCAACAAGCCCACGGCCACGTGCCACGGGGCGGGCAGCCGAGCCGCGGCGATTCGTGAGGAGACTCCGTCCGATCCGACCACGTCGAGCGACAATCGCGTTTGAAACGCGAGTTGATCGAGCGTGCCGAGGGTCGTCAAGAAGCGAATCGTTTCGCGGTAGGCGCGCAGGAAC contains:
- a CDS encoding cache domain-containing protein, with the translated sequence MLSILIVGVASLLVGLSLVYFIGKSTLKRTIGANFEELADVTAKKLDESINHHVEQAVFLAGLKEVFAVVERSNARPPSPALDGQIQSDWPQLGAADREVSQVVENPAAEAFRAFMLMAGQQALDHPTHEIVLAADARGRVVAATRKPSASAYGETAWWRESYANGQGRLFLSDVLFDDNLGRYVFIIATPIRRDGRVEGVLAMVHDARAFYQWVTSIQVGRTDHTMLVASDGTLLFCPVFPIKSHTLHPTLVASVVRGGRGWGTTTHDVHYPGSEAINGFAPVRASTMPGTSFGGKVWYIFTSQDPRETYGPVYTLLLWIIASGAAAIGLLILLGLAAAKRIVRPIQIVQAGAQVIGNGNLNHRIHVDTDDEIGVLAKGINEMAAKLSTSYNELERMVEERTRALAQRTSQLEQRNQELFLLYAIASSLNKAQSLDDVLGELLNKVLGGVEAHAVFIGLAEPDRGVTLHGRPHAIAAQDEMTHLAESVVQQVLAAGDLVVVPDTSQDLEYHAFTRQAKALIGIPLRAKDKTVGAIVLAYLKPRVPTPEEREFFGSIGHQAGVVVENARLFAVFKNLASS
- the rsmA gene encoding 16S rRNA (adenine(1518)-N(6)/adenine(1519)-N(6))-dimethyltransferase RsmA, encoding MIAPDHPVDISAVHPPLRPRKSLGQCFLTDRRIAEKIVGLADVTREDRVVEIGPGRGILTRLLAERAGELTAVELDSRWHAALQAEFGQTAHVRVVHADALTYRFEDLASPFKVVANLPYYLSTPILFRLLGLRGRVGLMVLMLQREVVDRLVARPHTKAYGALSVMVAYAAEVRKGFTVAPGSFHPRPAVHSAVVTIAPRPSPAIAVRDEAVLIPLVRAAFAHRRKMLANALKDEGFDAARLEAALRKAEIDGTRRGETLDLGEFGRLADALVEA
- a CDS encoding tetratricopeptide repeat protein, whose protein sequence is MRDHSFTELGNRAFSRGDLAAAMRYYQRALDVERKAGTERSLAVTLGNLANVYASMGRREEAEGLYRQVLDIERRLGDERQIALTLLHLGNLAADSLEGARARAYYFEARDLLERLGETGPLGVLNQNVGLLARESGEYDNAIAAFEAALALMRRADDRRGVAAVYTNLGRTYHLMGRLDEAFACCSTSQAMAERAGDELALASARYHLAGICEARGDRAAAIAHLRIVVDIDRRYGLPKYEENRSRLAVLEAIEKSG
- a CDS encoding homoserine kinase — translated: MSDLHDAVTVFAPASVGNVGPGFDVLGLALAGLGDTVHARRIPGRKVVIREIRGDAGTLPTDARRNTAGIAAAKVLKLLKADVGVELILEKNIPGNGLGSSAASAIAGGFSVNALWGAPLSKTDLLLPCAAAEATVSGGYFLDNAAASLFGGINVTNPEARDVVSLGGLAGAIIVVATPRYQLLTARSRKVLPKRVPLAAMIANCSRACAIVAAVAKQDADLFGRSIVDVVVEPARASLIPGFASVKRAALKAGALGCSISGAGSSVFAVTTDKERGDHIGESMRRAFARVRLDSVVTVTTIDPEGARVVHAETASGLRKTG
- the hpnE gene encoding hydroxysqualene dehydroxylase HpnE, which codes for MPSDRDVVIVGGGFAGLAAGVALAERGFRVTVVEKRSRLGGRASSYVDQTTGDVVDNGQHVFLRAYRETIRFLTTLGTLDQLAFQTRLSLDVVGSDGVSSRIAAARLPAPWHVAVGLLRASGLSWEERRSALALGMHLRRHGAADAVGLSVTQWLDRHQQPLALRTRLWHPLAIAALNETPDVAAASPFTTVLTNAFFQRASWSAVGIPRTGLGPLYTDAAQQFIEQREGRILTGQPASGLRVVRGRVTELLLGDGSALTASWFVSAIPYVNLSELLPSEVQLGHVQFLAAQGLVSSPIISLYLWFDRPVMDQPFVGLVGTTWQWVFNRRLLLGQLQNDGHVALVISAAHAFITRTTDELLDSALRDLRAHFPAARTAVLRHRVAIKEPHATFSPRVGSERFRPDQRTPLENFFLAGDWTRTGLPASIEGAVQSGYRCAELISRSS